Proteins encoded within one genomic window of Bombina bombina isolate aBomBom1 chromosome 1, aBomBom1.pri, whole genome shotgun sequence:
- the INHBB gene encoding inhibin beta B chain: protein MPCPGFALFLTWLLLAAGSPTPPPEPQPGTQDTCSSCGFRPPEDAGKMDQDFLEAVKRHILSRLHMRDRPNITHAVPKAAMVTALRKLHAGRVREDGRVEIPNLDGHAMPSPEMLDQSSEIISFAETDDLTASRIRLSFTVSNEGNQNLFVFQSNLWLYLKLPDVTEKTGRRKIRIKVYFQDPTNPGKMNLVEKKVDIRRSSWHTFPLTESIQALFEKGDRKLDLEVQCDGCEDYSVLPVYVDPSEESHRPFLVIHARLADNKHRIRKRGLECDGRTNLCCRQQFYIDFRLIGWNDWIIAPSGYYGNYCEGSCPAYLAGVPGSASSFHTAVVNQYRMRGLNPGTVNSCCIPTKLSTMSMLYFDDEYNIVKRDVPNMIVEECGCA from the exons ATGCCTTGCCCGGGCTTTGCATTGTTTTTGACCTGGCTTCTGCTGGCAGCCGGTAGCCCCACGCCTCCCCCTGAGCcacagcctggcacacaggacaCCTGCTCGTCCTGTGGCTTTAGACCCCCGGAGGACGCGGGTAAAATGGACCAGGACTTTTTGGAGGCAGTGAAGAGGCACATTTTAAGTCGTCTGCACATGAGGGACCGACCCAACATCACCCATGCGGTGCCCAAAGCTGCTATGGTCACTGCACTCCGGAAGCTGCACGCTGGCCGGGTACGGGAGGACGGGAGGGTGGAGATACCCAACCTGGATGGGCACGCCATGCCCAGCCCTGAGATGCTGGATCAGAGCTCAGAGATCATCAGTTTCGCAGAGACAG ATGATCTGACAGCATCCAGGATCAGACTGTCATTCACAGTATCAAATGAAGGGAACCAAAACCTCTTTGTCTTCCAATCTAATTTGTGGCTTTACTTGAAATTGCCAGATGTTACGGAGAAGACAGGCAGACGCAAAATACGGATAAAAGTATATTTCCAGGATCCAACTAATCCCGGAAAGATGAACCTGGTAGAGAAGAAAGTTGATATCAGAAGAAGTAGTTGGCACACATTTCCTCTGACTGAGAGCATCCAGGCTCTCTTTGAGAAAGGAGATCGGAAACTGGATCTGGAGGTCCAGTGTGATGGCTGTGAAGATTATTCAGTTCTTCCAGTGTATGTTGACCCCAGTGAAGAATCCCATCGTCCCTTTTTGGTGATTCATGCCAGATTAGCAGATAACAAGCACCGAATTCGGAAAAGAGGCCTTGAATGTGATGGACGTACCAATTTATGTTGCAGGCAACAGTTTTATATTGACTTCCGACTTATTGGCTGGAATGACTGGATCATAGCTCCATCAGGTTACTATGGGAATTACTGTGAAGGCAGCTGCCCAGCTTACTTGGCTGGAGTCCCAGGTTCAGCATCATCATTTCACACAGCAGTGGTGAATCAGTATCGAATGAGAGGCTTGAACCCAGGGACTGTGAACTCCTGTTGCATTCCCACCAAGCTAAGCACAATGTCTATGCTGTATTTTGATGATGAATACAACATTGTTAAGAGGGACGTACCCAATATGATTGTGGAAGAATGTGGGTGTGCATGA